A window from Bacillota bacterium encodes these proteins:
- a CDS encoding pro-sigmaK processing inhibitor BofA family protein, whose amino-acid sequence MDYNLIIAYAFGILLLYLVARLLLVPLRFLVYALYNAVIGGVAIWGLNLAGQYLGFRLALNPATALGVGFLGVPGVILLFVLQRVLG is encoded by the coding sequence GTGGACTACAACCTCATCATCGCTTATGCTTTCGGGATCCTTCTCCTGTACTTGGTGGCCCGGCTGCTCCTGGTGCCCCTGCGGTTCCTGGTCTACGCCCTCTACAACGCGGTCATCGGCGGGGTCGCCATCTGGGGGCTCAACCTGGCCGGCCAGTACCTCGGGTTCCGCTTGGCCCTGAACCCGGCAACCGCCCTGGGCGTCGGTTTCCTGGGAGTCCCGGGAGTCATCCTATTGTTCGTCCTCCAACGTGTCTTGGGCTGA
- a CDS encoding YaaL family protein, translating to MSPNQILSAVTSRLFPDDHDNQVGRPPSFGDSVEQARRDWLAAKSYFEAVTDPDLIDHAIFMLEATERKYMFLIKRAKLEGLTLES from the coding sequence ATGAGCCCCAATCAGATCCTATCCGCGGTGACCTCGCGGCTCTTCCCCGACGACCACGACAACCAGGTCGGCCGTCCGCCGAGCTTCGGCGACTCGGTCGAGCAGGCCCGCCGGGACTGGCTGGCGGCGAAGTCCTATTTCGAGGCGGTAACCGACCCGGACCTCATCGACCACGCCATCTTCATGCTCGAGGCGACCGAGCGGAAGTACATGTTCCTGATCAAGCGGGCCAAGCTCGAAGGGCTGACCCTGGAGTCCTGA
- the recR gene encoding recombination mediator RecR — protein sequence MSYSPALARLIDELEKLPGIGPKTAQRLAFYLLSRPVEDVGALAAAMVTAKERTINCRVCGNLSEVDPCPICTGDGRDRTIICVVEEARDVQALERTREYNGLYHVLGGAISPLDGVGPENLRIRELLRRLEGGRVKEVIVATDPNAEGEVTAMYLARLMKPLEVRVTRLARGLPVGGDLEYADEVTLGKALEGRREL from the coding sequence ATGTCCTATTCGCCGGCGCTGGCCCGGCTCATCGACGAACTGGAGAAGCTCCCCGGCATCGGGCCCAAGACCGCCCAGCGGCTGGCCTTCTACCTTCTCTCACGGCCGGTCGAGGATGTCGGGGCCCTCGCGGCGGCGATGGTGACGGCCAAGGAGCGGACGATCAACTGCCGCGTCTGCGGCAACCTGAGCGAGGTCGACCCGTGCCCGATCTGCACCGGTGATGGGCGGGACCGGACGATCATTTGCGTCGTCGAGGAAGCCAGGGACGTCCAGGCCCTCGAACGGACGAGGGAGTACAACGGCCTATATCACGTGCTCGGCGGGGCCATCTCGCCCCTCGACGGGGTCGGCCCGGAGAACCTACGGATCAGGGAACTTCTACGCCGGCTCGAGGGCGGTCGGGTCAAAGAGGTTATCGTCGCCACCGACCCCAACGCCGAGGGCGAGGTCACCGCAATGTACTTGGCCAGGTTGATGAAACCCCTGGAGGTCAGGGTGACGCGGCTGGCCCGCGGTCTGCCGGTCGGCGGTGACCTGGAGTACGCCGACGAGGTCACCCTGGGCAAAGCCCTGGAGGGCCGGCGCGAGCTATGA
- a CDS encoding YbaB/EbfC family nucleoid-associated protein — protein MGMNLNKMMKQVQKLQQDMARAEEELASRTFEATAGGGVVEVTVNGRHEVTKVTIKPEVVDPEDVEMLQDLILAAVNEALRKADETVKSEMAKLTGGLKMPGML, from the coding sequence ATGGGCATGAACCTCAACAAGATGATGAAGCAAGTCCAGAAACTGCAGCAGGACATGGCCCGCGCCGAGGAAGAGCTGGCCAGTCGAACCTTCGAGGCGACCGCCGGCGGCGGAGTCGTCGAAGTCACGGTCAACGGCCGCCACGAAGTCACCAAGGTGACTATCAAACCCGAGGTGGTCGATCCCGAGGATGTCGAGATGCTCCAGGACCTCATCCTCGCCGCCGTCAACGAAGCCCTTCGCAAGGCCGACGAGACGGTCAAGTCCGAAATGGCCAAGCTGACCGGCGGGCTCAAGATGCCCGGCATGTTGTGA